One Thiocapsa sp. genomic window, TTCTTCGATCCGCTGCCGGACGAGGAGCTGGATGCCTGGAACCGCAGCGTGGACACGCCCTGATGCGCTTGTTGTTGGATACGCACGCCCTGCTGTGGTGGTTTACCGACGACCCGCGCTTGTCCGCCCGAGCACGCGCGGTCATTGCAGACACCGGCAACAGCATCCACGCCAGCGCGGCCAGTGCCTGGGAGATCGCCACCAAGCAGCGCATCGGCAAGCTCGAAGAGGTGCCGGGGGCGGCGAAGCGCTATGGCGAGCTGATCGACGCGGACGGGTTTATACATCTGCCGGTGACCCATCTGCATGCGCTGCGGGCCGGCAGCTGGCAGGTCGACCATCGCGACCCATTCGACCGGATGCTCGCCGCGCAAAGCACCTTGGAGCGCATGCCACTAGTGGCAAGGGACCCGGCATTCGAACAGTTCTGGATCCAGACGCTGTGGTGAGATTGCGATGTGAGGACGAAACCGACCCTGCGACCCGACCGGCATCCGAGCCCAGCGCCCCTCGACCTCGCAATAGCAATTTTCCAACCCCCACAGCGCAACGATACCGGGCGTGTCCGGCAAAAGGTCAGATCGTCGCTCGCTGCGCTCGGACGATCTAACCTTATTCGTTAGGGCAGCAGCTTGTGTTCTTGTGCATACTGTCGCAATGCGCGGTTTACGGCTTCGGCACTTGGAAAGAGCTTATTGAGCTCCGGGTCTATTGTTACGACATTGGTGCCTTCGCGATACCGTTTTGCATACTTCCCGCGAACACCGGATTTGATGAGCTCGGCAGGGTACTCCGGCCGCATCTCTTGATCATCATTGTTCATAGGCTTTACGCTCTGTAGGCGTCATGCGCCGCGCCGAGATGATTCGAATAACCTCCGCGCGTTCGGTGAAAGAGACTACCAAGCACTCGCCTCCCTGCGATCGACCAAACAAAAGGAAGCGTTCTTCCCCTTGCGAATGGTCCGGATCGGAGACAACAGACGAGAGCTCGTCCCCGAACGCTTCGGTTGCCTCCTGGAATGTGACGCCATGTTTCTTGCTGTTTGCTCGCGCTTTCGATTCGTCCCATTCAAAGTCCATGGTCATTTGGTGCCTGCTGCCCTACGTTATGCATAACGCGACCGGAACCGCGCCAGCACTGTGCCCGACGCCTCCCTGTGAGCTACACGGGTGGATTAGGCTCGCGGGTCATTTAAAGCCATAGGCAATTCTTCTTTCTTGGTTTCCGGAATACCGTGG contains:
- a CDS encoding type II toxin-antitoxin system VapC family toxin, which gives rise to MRLLLDTHALLWWFTDDPRLSARARAVIADTGNSIHASAASAWEIATKQRIGKLEEVPGAAKRYGELIDADGFIHLPVTHLHALRAGSWQVDHRDPFDRMLAAQSTLERMPLVARDPAFEQFWIQTLW
- a CDS encoding BrnT family toxin, translating into MTMDFEWDESKARANSKKHGVTFQEATEAFGDELSSVVSDPDHSQGEERFLLFGRSQGGECLVVSFTERAEVIRIISARRMTPTERKAYEQ